The Hermetia illucens chromosome 2, iHerIll2.2.curated.20191125, whole genome shotgun sequence genomic interval cagatcTTCGCTTGCTGACCTACcgggccgcatctccggcatgttgTCCCTGCCCTCCTGTCCCTTGCAAGCTACTGACGTGTGTACATAGTCcaaacacctgtagcacttggtgggcaCTATCCGTAtttgtaccctgcatactagcCATCCAATTTTGAGCTTTCTTCCCCAATAatcccttgaccgcttcacagaTCGTACACAAGCTAGTTGTTgttttcgggtttcatcctgttgcAGATTTGGActttcgcaaatgtcttgccttccgtcggcttaatgagcagagccgacagtTTAGTCccccttcgtttcctcgtcttttctgctattCGCTTTTGGTTTGCAACATCCTCGTCTTTGGAcggacgtgtctctggcggcgtagccgCACGCTGACGTGCTTTActgggtattggagttgccgttCCCACACCAGCAGTCGCGTtacttggtaaggcttcctctttatttgggcgtccctgTGTCatatcgggtatgtcagccctcgccgCCCCTTCCGCTGATCGtataaatataatttataaataGTAGTAAAAGGGGGTtatataagttttttttttttgaaaattccggTCTGGTAAGGCTCTGGCTGGGCTTGTCAAGACAATCAAACCATTTGCTGGTGCCCCCAAGACAAGGAGGGCTCCATTTCCCTCATTTTCCATCCCTTAGGCTTTAGAGGGTTCATACGCTTTGGATGCGTCTATAGATATTAGGTGATCAGAAATATACCTCTCAGCTATGACATGGAGACGATTGTGAATGCTGAATCGTCGGTTAAAACTGTCAATGCCGAAAAACTATCTCGTGATAGTCCTGAGCCGCATGTTGTTAGAGTGCCCTCGACCACTATCGGGGTAACTTTGCTGGGGAATGACTTGCTCGATCACATCTTTTATGCCTACACTAGACTGACGGTTACGTATTTCAAGTTAAGGGCGTTGCAGTGTTTTAACTGTGGTTGAAAGAAAAAGTTGCTCGGGAGTCTAACAACTACTATGGCCCTCTGCTGAGTTCAATGTTAGTGTGTTCTCCTCTCCTCCTAGTAAAGGGAGCTCTGGTACATGGTGAAATCCCGTATCTATTTTAGTGACAGGCACTAACTTGGGATCCTAGGAAGAATGTTGAATATGTTGGCTACCTAGCTGGGCAGTACAGCCCCCCCCCTTTCCCGGTGTTCCTGATGTCCTTAGATATCCCACAGTGTCTTTGCCCTTCTCTTCAGAAGAGCTTACTGTCGTTTTCCTCAAGCACAAGGGTACCTCTGCCCCTGGTGTTAACAACATCACTTATCAATATGTACGCTGGTTAGCCCCTGAAGCCCTCTCGGCTTTGCTATAGAGGCCTAACCTCATCTGGTGCAATTTGATCCCACCGGAGGATTGGACCCTGAATTTCTGACGAGTTACCGCCCTATCGCCCTCATTAATGTGGTTGCCAAACTATTAAATTCGATGATCAAAgttcgtatcaataatttcattgatgaatacaaagtctTGCCAGCCAACTGTCGCGCCGACTCTGCAGGCAAATCTACGTCTGCTTGCATTAATGACGTTTTGTTACACATATCGATAGCTAAAGGGAGTGGTCAGTAGGTTCTGGCTGTGATGCTGGATGGAAAGACTGCCTATGAGAAAGTGGATCTTGCGACTCTGTGTAACACAATGTCACGTTTCCGTTTTTCTACGGAATTTGTTTCTGATAGTACTGAAATTTTCCTGAATGCAGACGATTTAAGGACAATCTTTATTTAAAATCAACGCACATGTTTGTCTGAAACAGATATTTATCAAGGACAGATGTTTATCTGATACAGACCCTGATATTTGTCTGTCACTTCATTCCCTGGGGCGGGGAAAACTGTTGAGTTGGGTCTGTTCTGCTGGTCGTGGTCCTGAATACGATGAAATGAaggggggtaggtaggtaggtatcagtggccgctccgaggaacccaattagcgctttggtgcgccgttttgatgccacaaactcctaagaccatgactgttgttataggaacagggaagcgaagtccagctggctcggatcttcagagccagtccgtagcattcacgaaggaaagcagctctccgaccctgtaactagaaatctcactgaagtccccaaagaatggtttacccagtgtccgcagcctgactcgagccagagccgggcaatcgcagagaaagtgcatgagggtttcccttccttctccgcagcttcggcaatgcgagttgtagggtaagccgagcctagcggcatggtcctctatgggccagtgccccgtgcagaccgccgtaatcttgaatgcatttgcacgcgtctggcacaggagctctcgtgatcgggctatgttataagcgggccaaattctccttgatttggcacagcttgtaagccttcgccatctcaggccgcggctgctaggtagtgcgagtagactcggcccccgacagccgccagcggaacaccgactgtattccccgagggactgccaagagcagagccctgcctggccaatccatcagcccgctcattcccttctatgttcctatgcccgggagcccagaggagagtgatcttgagcgtgccgcccagatggttgaccgtgtctctgcactgccccaccaaccgggaagatgtcgtcgttgagtacaagccCTTGATGGCcatttggctgtcggtcagaatggctatgttacgcttggggctcgaatcacgctccagccatcgacagacttccaatatcgccagtacttccgcctggaatacactggtgaaacctgggagaccatacgacttggatacaccgtgtgtattcgagaaaacccccgcgccgactccacaggccatctttgatccgtccgtaaagaataccgtgtcatagttttgtaacacgccgccggtcttccactttgccctagttggaagatccacagcaaagtttctcgtgaagttcagcttgcgtgtgacatagtccgtgggggatgcccagatttctcgagatatttcatctagaatgttgctgtggccataggacttcgctgcccagcatccggactcacttaatctgacggcactgcacgctgcaacatatttgatgtgggggtcaaggggaggagatgcaggagtacattgagagcatatgccgggcaagactgcagagcccccgtagcacctgcacacgcggttctttgaatcctattaagcttcattctattgtatttcttcttcaaagcctgccaccatgcaatagatccgtacgtcaggatcggacgcactacagcggtgtacatccagagaaccatcctcggccggagaccccatttcttcgcaaaggttttCTTACagtcatagaaggctatacaggccttcttaaccctcagttctatgttcaacctccaatttagcttaggatccaggattacacccagatactttacattagaggaaagaaccaatctttgttcattcagccgtggtagatggaattcaggtatccttgtcttggtggtgaatagcatcagttgcgttttggttgggtttatgctgagtccgcatcttgtggcccacaggcacacctttcgcaacgctccttccatgatgtcgctcataatggacagaaacatccctgatactaatatcaccaagtcgccggcatacgccaccaccttcaccccgctgccgtctaatgtacgtaaaattaaccagagcaccggtgagatagtaccaccctggggcgtgcctctgttcacagctctggtcaagtggttgcctcctagatcggactggattatcctggtactcagcatggatataacccaatgcgtgagatacccctccagtcCAATACCGATCAGGgcctccttgatggcgttggtactgacgttgttgaaagctccttctacaTCCAAGaaagcagcaagggtatactgcttgtactgcagcgaccgctcaaccgtgccaattacctcgtggagggcggtttctgtggattttcctttgaggtaggcatgctgggacttagagaaaggcgttctctccataatcgtccttaagtgaatgtccaggacgcgttctagggtcttcagcacgaaagaggtcaggctgattggccgaaagtccttcgcggactcatgactgcgcctgcccgctttcggtatgaaaaccacccgtgcgcgcctccaggactgcggtacatatcctaaagtgatgcagctccggtaaatttcaacaagccacggcacaaccctttcctgccgcttctgtagcatgactggcattatgccatctgggcctggagatttgtatgcggagaagctgtttatagcccagccgatcctatccccggtaattaccgatttgatagtctcgcacagctggggttgccgcaaaccctccgagcgaggttctgactcacagtcctcctcgctggagggaaagtgcgtttgcaccagcagctccaaggtttcactagaagattccgtccaggagccttccgactttttaaggaaggatggactcttatgttccttggacagaatcttattcagcctcgcggattcactagtactttcaatgttctgacaatagtctagccaagaccgcctcttggcggtcctgatggccgacttgtacttctttaggcagtccttgtatggctgccagtatttttgcctgtagcagatgttgaagatttctctggtcagcttcctgagactagagatatcttcgttccaccacggtggtagggtctttttgctgtacttagcagggcacgagactttgaaggcagtatcaaaagccttctccagagccccgacctttgactctagttcgtctgtcgtgccaatcctaccaatttgcgcaccggagagtttgttcttaattacctgaccaaactttctccagtcgatcctcctccgatgaaatgaaaattccaCTTACTTTGTATTtcgatttatttaatttttaactaCTAATAGCTACTTCACAGTgctctgttaaaataaagttatctaCCATGTCCATTATCATGTCCGACATCCTTTCCCTATAAAGAGGATCGACTTCAAAAGCTCTTCTGCAGAATTTACCACGATCTCCAGTAGAGAATTCTTTGAATATCTCCGAATTTGTATATAAACTATCTTTTATTTCACTAGGCAGTAAAGTTTCATGTGATAAAAAGCAGCTTATCAATGATCCAAATATTCTATAATAATTAATACTTTCTTTAAATTCTACCTTCGTGAACAAATCATTTACGTTCATATCATGTGCATTGAGAAAGTCATCGAAAAACTGATAGTAATTTTCGAGAAGGACATCAAAATAGTCCTTGCGAAAGGCACTAGTCGTGGTGACGTTCAGTAAAGTGACGATATCCAGGGCGGGTGGGCCGTACCGACTTAGTTGGAAATCGACTAATTTACATTCAATGGGGGAACCTTGGCTGTCATATTTGAACATGAGATTATTCGCCCAAAGGTCTCCGTGAAGAAAAACGTTGCGAAACCGCGCTGATGTTCGTGCAAACTCCGGCATTTGTCGGAATCTTTTTTGGTATGTTTCCACAATTTTAGGTAACTCAGGTGAGTCCTTGTATTTGGGAATTATTTCAATCAGCGAGCAAATGACCTTGAGTGCGTTTAAAAGGGAGTTGCTTCGGGGACTGTTTGCATCCCAGTCAGGGAATGCATTTTCTATAAGGTAAGTAGGGTACAAGTCTATCAATCGACTCTGTAATTTTCGTTCAAGGACAACGGATGCTGAATGCATATTAGCCAGTGCCTTCATAGCACACAAAAGATATGGATAATCCAGTAGTTGACCAGGTGACGACCTTATCTGAAATTTCTGATCCGCTAAGTCCTCCAATATCACTAGGTTCATGTCCACATGGTAGcattccggacaaaattttccatatTCTGAATTAACATTCAATAGTTGAGGAAGGACTTCTTTGAAAAGGCTGCATTCTTTTTTGAAGACTTCAAGGTCATCTAtatattgaatgaatgaatctaCACTCTTTGGCacctttttcacaaaatatttcaatttgactCGCCCATCTGGGGGGTCCGATATTTCACAAAGATTTATCTCCAGGAAGTAGTGTACGCCAAGAAATCCTTGAGGATTGTCGCCCGAGGTGCGAACAATGTAGCTTTCGATTTTGAAGTCATCCAGTGACCGGGATTTATCATCACAGTAACGCTTCACTAGTGAATTTACTTCCTCGGAACTTATTTCACCAAATACTTCCATTTCGTTGAAATGATGGAAAACGACTCAACCAGAATTGGGGGCTGAGCTCAGTAATTTCCATGTAGTTCACTGCGATAATGGAAACGTTATCAATTGTTCAATGTACATAGTGGCTTTAGTTAAACATTTGTAAACTTGCATGTTGTTGACAATCACATATCACTTTTATTGTCCACCGAAATATGGATACGGCTTTGTTAAATTTTGGGAGTTCTTTGGGGTTGAGATGAGTTTAAGTTCTGACCAATGTGGACATAAGCATTTCCTCTATATATCTTTAGGTGGCAGAAACACGATAGTGTGACAACTTTGAAACGAGTCTAA includes:
- the LOC119648165 gene encoding uncharacterized protein LOC119648165; translation: MEVFGEISSEEVNSLVKRYCDDKSRSLDDFKIESYIVRTSGDNPQGFLGVHYFLEINLCEISDPPDGRVKLKYFVKKVPKSVDSFIQYIDDLEVFKKECSLFKEVLPQLLNVNSEYGKFCPECYHVDMNLVILEDLADQKFQIRSSPGQLLDYPYLLCAMKALANMHSASVVLERKLQSRLIDLYPTYLIENAFPDWDANSPRSNSLLNALKVICSLIEIIPKYKDSPELPKIVETYQKRFRQMPEFARTSARFRNVFLHGDLWANNLMFKYDSQGSPIECKLVDFQLSRYGPPALDIVTLLNVTTTSAFRKDYFDVLLENYYQFFDDFLNAHDMNVNDLFTKVEFKESINYYRIFGSLISCFLSHETLLPSEIKDSLYTNSEIFKEFSTGDRGKFCRRAFEVDPLYRERMSDMIMDMVDNFILTEHCEVAISS